One window from the genome of Thalassospira xiamenensis M-5 = DSM 17429 encodes:
- a CDS encoding heme-degrading domain-containing protein, with the protein MDLEILQRQEAILVFDRFDEETAWEIGSALVAVARAQRAPVVVDIRTSDRTLFHAALLGAKPANDSWAYRKSSLTLREHQSSMQFGLALKAKGKTLADHGIDFADYADHGGSFPVRVKGVGVIAAITVSGLASHEDHGMIVGVLEDFLGVSA; encoded by the coding sequence ATGGATCTTGAAATTCTTCAACGTCAGGAAGCCATCCTTGTCTTTGATCGCTTTGACGAGGAAACGGCGTGGGAAATCGGATCGGCCCTCGTGGCAGTGGCACGGGCACAGAGAGCCCCGGTCGTCGTCGACATCCGTACATCTGATCGCACCCTGTTCCACGCGGCCCTTTTGGGGGCAAAACCCGCCAATGATTCCTGGGCATATCGCAAAAGCAGTCTGACCCTTCGCGAACATCAATCATCGATGCAGTTCGGATTGGCGTTGAAGGCCAAGGGCAAAACGCTTGCCGATCACGGGATTGATTTCGCCGATTATGCCGACCACGGCGGCAGTTTCCCGGTTCGCGTCAAAGGCGTTGGCGTGATCGCGGCAATCACCGTTTCCGGCCTTGCCTCGCACGAGGATCACGGGATGATCGTTGGTGTTCTTGAAGATTTTCTTGGGGTTTCGGCTTGA
- the tsaE gene encoding tRNA (adenosine(37)-N6)-threonylcarbamoyltransferase complex ATPase subunit type 1 TsaE translates to MTRTVTVSDQNGTEALAGKLAALAKPGDVILMHGTLGMGKSAFCRAYIRALANNPHEEVPSPTFTLVQIYELDPIPVWHFDLYRLSDPEEIHELDIEDAFADGVSLIEWPDRLEYLTPENRLDIHIEPGSTIDARVFQLFPHGADWQKRIENLDEVTS, encoded by the coding sequence ATGACCAGGACAGTTACTGTCAGCGACCAGAACGGGACAGAAGCCCTTGCCGGGAAACTTGCCGCATTGGCAAAGCCGGGTGACGTGATCCTGATGCATGGGACACTGGGCATGGGGAAAAGTGCCTTTTGCCGGGCCTATATCCGTGCGTTGGCCAACAATCCGCATGAAGAAGTTCCCAGTCCGACCTTCACCCTGGTGCAGATTTACGAACTTGACCCCATCCCTGTCTGGCATTTCGATTTGTATCGGTTGTCCGATCCCGAAGAAATCCACGAGCTTGATATCGAAGATGCCTTTGCCGATGGCGTCAGTCTGATTGAATGGCCTGACCGGCTGGAATATCTGACGCCCGAAAATCGTCTTGATATTCATATCGAACCCGGATCAACAATTGATGCGCGGGTGTTTCAGCTTTTTCCGCACGGTGCCGATTGGCAGAAGCGCATTGAAAATCTCGATGAGGTTACGTCATGA
- a CDS encoding NAD(P)/FAD-dependent oxidoreductase has product MSDASYSTDIAIIGAGPVGLFAVFEAGMLGLKTHVIDALDMVGGQCSALYPEKPIFDIPAHPQIAGQDLIDQLAKQAAPFEPTYHLGQQVIKLEKRDDGRFTLETSVGAVIDAGAVVIAAGCGAFGPNKPPMDGLEDYEGSGGVQYYVKRRADFAGKKVVIAGGGDSAVDWALSLHDIAEKVMVVHRRPKFRAAPDSSAKLQALAEAGKIEMVIPYQLKSLKGDNGKLSHVVVATLKGEELALEADHLLPFFGLAMELGPIADWGLNLDRNHIGVTQATMATSVPGIFAIGDIATYDHKLKLILSGFAEGASAIHAARSYLFPDKEFHFEYSTTTGVPAE; this is encoded by the coding sequence ATGTCAGACGCATCGTACAGCACCGATATCGCCATAATTGGCGCTGGCCCTGTCGGGCTTTTCGCCGTTTTCGAAGCCGGAATGCTGGGGCTTAAAACACATGTCATTGATGCGCTTGATATGGTTGGCGGGCAATGCAGCGCGCTTTATCCCGAAAAGCCGATTTTCGATATCCCGGCCCATCCGCAAATTGCCGGTCAGGACCTGATTGATCAGCTTGCCAAACAGGCCGCCCCGTTCGAGCCCACCTATCATCTCGGTCAGCAGGTGATCAAACTTGAAAAGCGCGACGATGGACGTTTCACGCTGGAAACATCCGTCGGGGCGGTAATTGATGCCGGTGCGGTTGTGATTGCCGCGGGTTGCGGTGCCTTTGGCCCGAACAAACCGCCGATGGACGGCCTTGAAGATTACGAAGGCAGCGGCGGCGTTCAGTATTACGTCAAACGCCGTGCCGATTTCGCCGGTAAGAAGGTTGTGATTGCCGGTGGCGGCGATTCGGCTGTTGATTGGGCGCTTTCCCTTCATGACATCGCCGAAAAGGTCATGGTTGTTCATCGTCGCCCGAAATTCCGCGCAGCCCCTGACAGCAGCGCAAAATTGCAGGCCCTTGCCGAAGCCGGAAAGATCGAGATGGTCATCCCCTATCAGCTCAAGAGCCTCAAGGGTGACAATGGCAAGCTTTCCCATGTCGTCGTTGCCACACTTAAGGGCGAGGAACTTGCACTGGAAGCAGATCACCTGTTGCCGTTCTTTGGCCTTGCCATGGAACTGGGTCCGATTGCCGATTGGGGCCTTAACCTTGATCGCAACCATATCGGTGTGACGCAGGCCACCATGGCAACGTCGGTTCCTGGCATCTTCGCAATTGGCGATATCGCGACCTATGACCACAAACTGAAACTGATCCTGTCAGGCTTTGCCGAAGGAGCCAGCGCCATCCATGCCGCGCGCAGCTACCTGTTCCCCGATAAGGAATTCCATTTCGAATATTCCACCACGACGGGCGTTCCGGCGGAATAA
- a CDS encoding aminoglycoside phosphotransferase family protein: protein MNAAARQDVIDLFLGKNGWRDVVPVPLVDDASARKYYRLDDGRRTALLMDFPIDAISVDPHGLHENPERPTSVAPVMTTTDLFMQAGWRVPAIYASDVSQGLVLIEDFGDLTFTRALDQNGASKPALYLRAVDQLINLHRYCDTKTAQAGMQAEADLVVYGPDNFRRMLKSFKDDYLPLIIADPVRRNQAMIDFDVMLDGVLPSCWKTGTVIIHRDYHVDNLMLVENDEGGEDCGIIDFQDAAIAPRPYDLVSLLRDVRHDIGSELEASLKDRYCAAFENLDHSDFETSYMACNMVRNFRILGRFGWLAIKAGKQRYFDFIPRCWELILRDADRNLPELAAWIANHIPVEARMAPSLSGARQSSEQGAS from the coding sequence ATGAATGCGGCGGCACGACAGGATGTGATTGATCTTTTCCTTGGGAAAAACGGCTGGCGTGATGTGGTGCCGGTGCCGTTGGTCGATGACGCCTCTGCACGGAAATACTATCGTCTGGATGACGGTCGCCGCACCGCTTTGTTGATGGATTTTCCCATTGATGCCATCAGCGTTGATCCGCACGGCCTCCATGAGAATCCCGAACGCCCGACATCTGTGGCGCCCGTGATGACAACGACAGACCTGTTCATGCAGGCAGGCTGGCGCGTACCTGCAATCTATGCCAGCGATGTGTCGCAGGGTCTTGTCCTGATCGAGGATTTTGGCGATCTGACCTTTACACGGGCGCTCGACCAGAACGGGGCGTCCAAACCGGCCCTTTATCTTCGGGCGGTGGATCAGTTGATTAACCTGCATCGCTATTGCGATACAAAAACGGCGCAGGCCGGGATGCAGGCAGAGGCCGATCTGGTGGTTTACGGGCCGGATAATTTCAGGCGCATGCTGAAAAGCTTCAAGGATGACTATCTGCCGCTGATCATTGCCGATCCGGTCCGACGCAATCAGGCCATGATTGATTTTGATGTGATGCTGGATGGCGTTTTGCCGTCATGCTGGAAAACCGGCACAGTCATCATTCACCGTGACTATCACGTCGATAACCTGATGCTGGTTGAAAATGACGAGGGCGGCGAGGATTGCGGGATCATTGATTTTCAGGACGCGGCAATTGCACCACGGCCCTATGATCTGGTGTCGTTATTGCGTGATGTCCGACATGATATCGGTTCGGAACTCGAAGCCAGTCTGAAGGATCGTTATTGTGCAGCCTTCGAAAATCTGGATCATTCCGATTTCGAAACATCATATATGGCCTGTAATATGGTTCGGAATTTCAGGATACTGGGCCGGTTTGGCTGGCTTGCCATCAAGGCAGGCAAGCAGCGCTATTTTGATTTCATCCCGCGCTGCTGGGAATTGATCCTGCGCGATGCAGACCGCAATTTACCTGAATTGGCCGCATGGATTGCAAATCATATCCCGGTTGAAGCACGAATGGCCCCGTCACTTTCCGGCGCACGCCAATCGTCCGAACAGGGGGCATCCTGA
- a CDS encoding nucleotidyltransferase family protein: MRDNTAKAQAMVLAAGLGKRMRPITDHMPKPLVPVAGKPMLDHVLDKLALAGFDQAVVNSHYMGQMIVDHVATRTLPRVLCSPEEDLLETGGGVKKALPMLDDQAVLVANADVFWTEGAEPLFDRLTEAFDPDHMDALLAIYPVEGAFGYDGAGDFFWQVDGRLKRRGDAVSAPYFFTGVQILSPRLFENTPDGAFSSNLVYDKALASGRCFGLVHDGDYFHIGTPEALADAEIVIADALAHESAARMAKAAKAGGG, encoded by the coding sequence ATGAGGGATAACACCGCAAAGGCGCAAGCAATGGTCCTGGCTGCCGGGCTTGGCAAACGCATGCGCCCGATCACTGATCATATGCCAAAACCACTGGTTCCGGTTGCAGGGAAGCCGATGCTTGATCATGTGCTTGATAAACTGGCTTTGGCGGGCTTTGATCAGGCGGTGGTCAACAGCCATTATATGGGGCAGATGATTGTAGACCACGTCGCCACCCGGACCCTGCCACGGGTTCTGTGCTCGCCCGAGGAAGACTTGCTTGAAACAGGCGGTGGGGTGAAAAAGGCCCTGCCGATGCTTGATGATCAGGCCGTGCTGGTTGCCAATGCGGATGTTTTCTGGACCGAGGGGGCGGAGCCGCTTTTTGACCGCCTGACAGAGGCCTTCGATCCGGACCATATGGACGCGTTGCTTGCGATCTATCCGGTCGAAGGGGCGTTTGGTTATGACGGTGCGGGTGATTTCTTCTGGCAGGTTGATGGTCGGTTGAAGCGTCGCGGCGATGCCGTGTCTGCCCCGTATTTCTTTACCGGTGTTCAAATCCTGTCGCCGCGATTGTTTGAAAATACCCCTGATGGCGCATTTTCATCAAATCTGGTTTACGACAAGGCTTTGGCATCGGGGCGCTGCTTTGGTCTGGTTCATGACGGGGATTATTTCCATATCGGCACGCCAGAAGCATTGGCCGATGCCGAAATCGTCATCGCAGACGCTTTGGCGCATGAAAGTGCCGCCAGAATGGCAAAAGCAGCCAAAGCCGGGGGCGGTTGA
- the addB gene encoding double-strand break repair protein AddB: MADLFDYMDAADHFAAPAAQPENLFYIPPGAAFADLIAKQLMAETAAEPVALPDYVLMVPNRRSAKVMRDAFLRQSNGAVTMLPTIRALGEADEDELAIYGAGGEQAALDLPPSIPDLQRKLLLTRLIMNRPDHKGDKPTADQAARLAGELARFLDQVQTENCKFDDLKGLVPAEFAEHWQLTLEFLQILTLHWPAILETHQVSDRAMRRNALIAAQIDLWRENPPATPIIVAGSTGPFPALRDLMSAVLNMPHGRVVLPGLMTGLGRDDWQAIGEDATHPQHLLGTTLRHIRRDPATVLLWPSVLAANPAQEERRRLAREALRPAQTTDQWRHVGNFASDVLDGVLRIDCSGAREEAATIALLMRDALEVPGKTCALVTPDRGLARRVATELRRWEVEVDDSAGIPLHDTAPAIYLRLVVRAVQEQFAPVPLLELLKHPLSAAGLPPEQFRVLTRQMEQYVLRGARPGPGLDGLQVALDGWRDETIDRITANGGDHTARRIERIRDDHARLSDLISRFENSLAPLLDLMDEKSISPVGALRSHIMAAEALAASDVQDGAERLWRGEAGEALADFIHELLQALTDFVPMPGIRYAAFLDALMAERAVRPKFGKHPRLFIWGTVEAQMQQADLTILGGLNEGVWPPEAGADPWMSRPMRRNFGLPAPEHRVGQSAHDFQQLFCAPDVVMTRALRVEGTPTVPSRWLLRIENILRKSGVSMEKPDAHAWRALADLLDEPRDDMRRKIGRPAPTPPVSARPKRLSVTQIETWMRDPYAIYARHILGLRKLDGVDEDPGAADYGNLIHDALDQFISRYPDHLPPDGEQELIMIGRAVFKPLAARPGLWAFWWPRFERIARWFIQTEAARRDHVRRSYTEQSGTLETATGFEVYARADRIDMLRDGGIAIIDYKTGMPPSQTDVANGFAPQLPLEAAIAQDGGFKDVPAGPPASMAFWKLSGGDPAGEIREIDTKRMKTTPAELARDAVAGVNALATAFDDENTPYLSVPHPDHAPKYSDYVHLARLREWMGSEDVETTDGNENKDGDA, encoded by the coding sequence ATGGCGGATCTGTTCGATTATATGGACGCCGCCGATCACTTTGCCGCACCGGCGGCACAGCCTGAAAACCTGTTTTATATTCCGCCGGGCGCTGCATTTGCCGATCTGATCGCAAAACAGTTGATGGCGGAAACCGCCGCAGAGCCGGTTGCCTTACCTGATTATGTCCTGATGGTACCCAATCGCCGGTCGGCCAAGGTAATGCGCGATGCGTTCCTTCGTCAGTCGAATGGGGCGGTGACCATGCTGCCGACCATCCGCGCATTGGGCGAGGCTGACGAGGACGAACTGGCGATTTATGGTGCAGGCGGCGAACAGGCGGCCCTTGATCTGCCGCCATCCATTCCGGATTTGCAACGAAAACTGCTGCTAACCCGTCTGATCATGAACCGGCCCGATCATAAGGGTGATAAACCAACCGCCGATCAGGCCGCCCGTCTGGCCGGCGAACTGGCGCGGTTTCTTGATCAGGTACAGACCGAAAATTGCAAATTTGATGATCTTAAGGGACTGGTGCCTGCCGAGTTTGCCGAACATTGGCAATTGACGCTGGAATTTCTGCAAATCCTCACCTTGCACTGGCCGGCCATTCTGGAAACCCATCAGGTCAGTGACCGGGCCATGCGCCGCAATGCCCTGATTGCCGCCCAGATTGATCTTTGGCGGGAAAACCCGCCCGCCACACCGATCATTGTCGCCGGCTCAACCGGCCCGTTTCCGGCATTGCGCGATCTGATGAGTGCAGTTTTGAACATGCCGCATGGTCGTGTGGTCCTGCCGGGTCTGATGACGGGGTTGGGGCGTGATGACTGGCAGGCGATTGGCGAGGATGCCACCCATCCGCAACATCTTTTGGGAACGACATTGCGTCATATCAGACGTGATCCGGCGACTGTTCTTCTTTGGCCCTCGGTGCTTGCGGCGAACCCGGCCCAGGAAGAACGCCGCCGTTTGGCCCGCGAAGCCCTGCGTCCGGCGCAAACCACCGATCAATGGCGCCATGTTGGCAATTTTGCATCCGATGTGCTTGACGGTGTGCTGCGCATTGATTGTTCCGGTGCCCGAGAAGAGGCCGCTACCATTGCCCTCCTGATGCGTGATGCACTTGAAGTGCCGGGCAAGACATGCGCACTGGTCACACCGGACCGGGGACTGGCAAGACGCGTGGCAACCGAACTTCGCCGCTGGGAGGTTGAGGTTGATGATTCGGCCGGTATCCCGCTGCACGACACCGCACCAGCCATTTATCTACGCCTTGTCGTGCGCGCCGTGCAGGAACAGTTTGCCCCGGTACCCTTGCTGGAGCTTCTGAAACATCCGCTAAGTGCGGCAGGACTGCCGCCCGAACAGTTCCGTGTCCTGACCCGTCAGATGGAACAATATGTTTTGCGCGGTGCGCGTCCCGGTCCGGGGCTGGACGGCTTGCAGGTGGCGCTGGATGGCTGGCGTGATGAGACGATTGATCGGATTACGGCAAACGGGGGGGATCACACAGCCCGCCGGATCGAACGCATCCGCGATGATCATGCGCGACTTTCCGATCTGATTTCCCGGTTTGAAAACAGTCTTGCGCCTTTGCTCGATCTGATGGATGAAAAATCGATCTCCCCGGTGGGGGCCCTGCGCAGTCACATCATGGCCGCCGAAGCCCTTGCCGCAAGCGACGTGCAGGATGGTGCCGAACGGCTTTGGCGCGGCGAAGCGGGCGAGGCCCTTGCCGATTTTATCCATGAGCTGCTTCAGGCATTAACCGATTTCGTCCCCATGCCGGGTATCCGGTATGCGGCCTTTCTGGATGCCTTGATGGCAGAGCGTGCCGTGCGTCCGAAGTTTGGCAAACATCCGCGCCTGTTTATCTGGGGCACGGTCGAAGCCCAGATGCAGCAGGCCGACCTGACCATTCTGGGCGGATTGAACGAGGGTGTCTGGCCGCCCGAAGCCGGGGCCGATCCATGGATGAGCCGTCCGATGCGGCGCAATTTTGGCCTTCCGGCACCTGAACATCGTGTCGGGCAATCCGCCCATGATTTTCAACAGCTTTTCTGTGCGCCAGACGTTGTCATGACCCGGGCCTTGCGTGTTGAAGGCACGCCAACCGTGCCGTCCCGCTGGTTGTTACGGATTGAAAACATTCTTCGGAAGTCGGGCGTTTCAATGGAAAAGCCGGATGCCCATGCGTGGCGTGCCTTGGCCGATCTGCTGGATGAACCGCGCGATGACATGCGCCGCAAAATTGGCCGTCCGGCACCAACGCCGCCGGTTTCCGCCCGTCCAAAACGGTTGTCGGTTACCCAGATTGAAACATGGATGCGTGATCCGTATGCGATCTATGCCCGGCATATCCTTGGTTTGCGCAAACTTGACGGGGTGGACGAAGATCCCGGCGCGGCGGATTACGGCAACCTGATCCATGATGCTCTTGATCAGTTTATTTCGAGGTACCCCGATCATCTGCCACCGGATGGCGAACAGGAATTGATCATGATCGGGCGGGCGGTGTTCAAACCGCTTGCGGCCCGGCCCGGCCTTTGGGCGTTCTGGTGGCCACGGTTCGAGAGGATTGCCCGCTGGTTCATCCAGACGGAGGCAGCACGCCGGGATCATGTGCGCAGATCCTATACCGAACAATCCGGCACGCTTGAAACCGCGACCGGGTTCGAAGTTTATGCCCGTGCGGACCGGATTGACATGCTGCGCGATGGCGGGATTGCGATCATTGATTATAAAACCGGCATGCCGCCCAGCCAGACGGACGTTGCCAATGGCTTTGCTCCGCAATTGCCGCTTGAGGCCGCCATTGCGCAGGACGGCGGATTTAAGGATGTCCCGGCCGGTCCACCGGCTTCCATGGCGTTCTGGAAGCTGTCCGGTGGCGACCCCGCAGGTGAAATCCGCGAGATTGATACCAAACGCATGAAAACCACCCCGGCGGAGCTTGCGCGTGATGCGGTGGCCGGGGTCAATGCACTTGCCACCGCATTTGACGACGAAAACACACCTTACCTGAGTGTGCCGCACCCGGATCATGCGCCAAAATATTCCGATTATGTTCATCTCGCACGCCTGCGCGAATGGATGGGCAGCGAGGATGTCGAGACGACGGACGGCAATGAGAACAAGGATGGTGACGCATGA
- a CDS encoding SDR family oxidoreductase: MFQLPDPAQEFAQKRIIVTGGTKGTGKAVFERMMAGGGTLLTAARGEKPDDIDSDCYVQADLSTTAGVEKLAAAAQERMGGVDILIHVLGGSSNPSGGFAVIDDAGWEKELNLNLMAAVRLDRCLVPEMIRRGSGVVVHTSSIQRRLPLFDATTAYAAAKAALTTYSKVLSKEVGPKGVRVNAVAPGWIYTDASKAMVERIAEGGGISEEAARQSILDALGGIPLGRPAQPEEVAELIAFLASSRASSIHGAEYTIDGGTVPTV; encoded by the coding sequence ATGTTTCAGCTTCCAGATCCTGCGCAGGAATTTGCGCAAAAACGCATAATTGTAACCGGCGGTACCAAAGGTACAGGAAAGGCCGTTTTTGAACGCATGATGGCGGGTGGCGGAACCCTGCTTACGGCGGCGCGGGGCGAAAAACCCGATGATATCGACAGCGATTGCTATGTCCAGGCGGACCTTTCGACCACGGCGGGTGTCGAAAAACTCGCCGCAGCTGCACAAGAACGCATGGGAGGAGTTGATATCCTGATCCACGTTCTGGGTGGGTCGTCAAACCCGTCCGGTGGCTTTGCCGTGATCGACGATGCCGGTTGGGAAAAGGAATTGAACCTTAACCTGATGGCGGCTGTGCGGTTGGATCGCTGTCTGGTGCCGGAAATGATCAGGCGCGGCAGTGGTGTTGTTGTGCATACCTCTTCAATTCAGCGGCGTTTGCCGTTATTTGACGCAACAACCGCCTACGCCGCAGCAAAGGCCGCGCTTACGACTTACAGCAAGGTTCTGTCAAAGGAAGTCGGCCCCAAAGGTGTTCGGGTCAATGCCGTTGCGCCGGGGTGGATTTATACCGATGCCTCAAAGGCGATGGTCGAACGGATTGCAGAAGGCGGCGGTATCAGCGAGGAAGCCGCACGCCAAAGCATCCTTGATGCTTTGGGCGGCATCCCCTTGGGACGTCCGGCGCAGCCGGAAGAAGTCGCAGAATTGATTGCCTTTCTGGCATCAAGCCGGGCGTCATCAATTCATGGCGCGGAATACACCATTGATGGCGGTACGGTGCCGACGGTCTAG
- a CDS encoding winged helix-turn-helix transcriptional regulator: protein MAKTYTPVTAASDVETIFKMLEGRWKLIILFHLFGGKVQRYSDLEKLIPGISQKMLAQQLRQLEADGIIERKVYPVVPPKVEYRMSEWGQSLCPALDALLKWAEARPAELKVG from the coding sequence ATGGCGAAAACCTACACGCCGGTCACTGCGGCATCAGACGTCGAAACGATCTTTAAAATGCTTGAAGGTCGATGGAAGCTGATCATTCTTTTCCATCTGTTTGGCGGCAAGGTGCAACGTTATTCAGATCTGGAAAAGCTGATCCCGGGCATTTCGCAAAAGATGCTCGCCCAGCAGCTTCGACAGCTTGAAGCCGATGGCATCATCGAACGCAAAGTTTACCCGGTGGTGCCGCCCAAGGTCGAATATCGCATGAGCGAATGGGGCCAATCATTGTGCCCCGCATTGGATGCCCTGCTTAAATGGGCAGAAGCCCGTCCTGCCGAACTGAAAGTTGGCTGA
- a CDS encoding GFA family protein, which yields MPAANKTTLHSGGCLCGAVRFSISGDPTGGNHCHCGMCRKDSGSGVSTFVTFPTATLKWDGKPAEFESSPNRFRGFCPTCGSSLTWRHGDYPDFLDFRLGSFDDPTPFKAKKHLWVSTALPSFAGIDPDIEHIDQSS from the coding sequence ATGCCCGCAGCCAATAAAACCACCCTTCATTCCGGCGGTTGTCTGTGTGGCGCGGTGCGCTTTTCCATTTCTGGCGATCCGACGGGCGGCAATCATTGCCATTGCGGCATGTGCCGCAAAGACAGCGGTTCAGGCGTCTCAACCTTCGTCACCTTTCCGACCGCGACCCTGAAATGGGATGGCAAACCGGCCGAGTTTGAAAGTTCACCCAACCGGTTTCGTGGCTTTTGTCCGACATGCGGATCAAGCCTGACCTGGCGGCACGGCGACTATCCCGACTTCCTCGATTTCCGGCTGGGCAGCTTCGACGACCCGACGCCCTTCAAGGCGAAAAAGCATCTGTGGGTGAGTACGGCCCTGCCCAGCTTTGCGGGAATTGATCCCGATATCGAACATATCGATCAATCCAGCTGA